The genomic DNA CCGCCAACCTCCTGCAAACCATGGCCCCTTGGCGCAACGCCCCGGCCTGGCGGATCGCTTTCTCCGGCGGCCTTGATTCCACCGTCCTGTTGCATCTGCTGGCCAGTCTGGCCAAAACCAACTCGTTGCCGCCGCTTAGCGCTGTCCATGTTCATCATGGCCTGCAAGCTGCCGCTGATGCATGGCCGCAGCATTGCCAGTCGGTATGCGACAGTCTGGGCGTACCCTTGCGTGTGGTGCGTGTGCAGGTTCAGCCGGGCGCCAGCCTTGAGCGCGCGGCCCGAGACGCGCGTTATCAGGCGTTTTGCGAAGTGATCGGGGCAGGGGAGTTGTTGCTTGTCGGCCAGCATCGCGACGATCAAGCTGAAACCTTGATGTTTCGCCTGCTGCGCGGGGCCGGGGTGCGTGGGTTGGCCGCCATGCCCGTGCAGCGGCCATTGGCAGGCGGCTACCTGGTGCGACCCTTGCTGGATATTTCGCGGGGCGAGCTGGAGGCTCATGCTCGCGAGCATCAACTCCAATGGATCGAAGATCCGTCCAACACAGATTCACGATTTTCTCGTAATTACCTGCGTCACCGGGTGTTTCCAGTGCTGGCCGAGCGCTGGCCGCAAGCCGTCTCAAACCTGGCGCGCGCCGCCGGGCATTTGAGCGAGGCCCAGGGGTTGCTGGATGAGCTGGCGCAGATGGACTTGCAGGCCGCCGCTCAGCCTTCACCGTTTCCGTGGCTACCCTTGCCGTCTTTGGCGCTCTCTTCGTTACGCGAATTGTCTGACGCGCGCCAGCGCAACGCCCTGCGCCACTGGTTGACGCCTCTGACCCGTTTACCCGACAGCGACCACTGGGCCGGCTGGTATTCCCTGCGTGATGCCAAGGGCGATGCGCAGCCTGTGTGGCGTCTTGCGGAGGGTGATTTGCACCGTTGCGCCGAGCGCGTCTGGTGGCTGCCCACAGCCTGGTCGGAGTTTTCCGACGCAAGAATGAGCTGGCCGCACCCGCAAAACCCACTAGAGTTACCCGGCAATGGTCAGCTGAGATTTATCGGTGTGGCGCCCGACGGCCCACTGGAGATTCGCTATCGCCAGGGCGGTGAAATCATGGAAGTGCCAGGTCGAGGCCGGCGCGACCTGAAGCGCCTGCTTAATGAAAGCGCGCTGCCGGGCTTCATCCGTGGCAGATTGCCGCTGCTGTATCGGGGCGAGCAATTACTGGCGGTCCCAACGCTTGCGGGGCTGTGGCCCGGCCCGTCGGATGGCTGGCAATTACATTGGATGCCACAGACCTGCGATCAAGGTTTGAGCTGATAGAGCCTTTCCGGTAGACTACGCTCCCTTCTTGATACAACTTCTGTGGATTCGCCTGAATCGCAGTCGTTGCCGATTACCAAGCAGTCTTTGCTGGGCGATTCCAAAAAATGTGTAGCGATCAACGTACCGGTGTTTCATTGCTGGTCTGTCACCACGCGGCGGTTTTTTTGAAAGGTGCACTGTGATTAATGCAGGTGATCGGGGGCTTCGGCCTTCCTTCGCTTTCCCCGGCGGCTCGGACCGCTTTAACGCAGACTTCTAGGGTTTTTCATGACGCGCTACATATTCGTCACGGGCGGTGTTGTTTCTTCATTGGGGAAAGGCATTGCCTCCGCTTCATTGGCGGCCATCCTGGAGGCGCGGGGACTTAAGGTCACCATGCTCAAGCTGGACCC from Pseudomonas tolaasii NCPPB 2192 includes the following:
- the tilS gene encoding tRNA lysidine(34) synthetase TilS translates to MTPALSANLLQTMAPWRNAPAWRIAFSGGLDSTVLLHLLASLAKTNSLPPLSAVHVHHGLQAAADAWPQHCQSVCDSLGVPLRVVRVQVQPGASLERAARDARYQAFCEVIGAGELLLVGQHRDDQAETLMFRLLRGAGVRGLAAMPVQRPLAGGYLVRPLLDISRGELEAHAREHQLQWIEDPSNTDSRFSRNYLRHRVFPVLAERWPQAVSNLARAAGHLSEAQGLLDELAQMDLQAAAQPSPFPWLPLPSLALSSLRELSDARQRNALRHWLTPLTRLPDSDHWAGWYSLRDAKGDAQPVWRLAEGDLHRCAERVWWLPTAWSEFSDARMSWPHPQNPLELPGNGQLRFIGVAPDGPLEIRYRQGGEIMEVPGRGRRDLKRLLNESALPGFIRGRLPLLYRGEQLLAVPTLAGLWPGPSDGWQLHWMPQTCDQGLS